In the Bacteroidota bacterium genome, one interval contains:
- a CDS encoding PorP/SprF family type IX secretion system membrane protein — MLLYLDKTIKYILSVILCFLILDSVQSQDIHFSNITNSPLFYNVAFSGYSNYNRLGILHRNQWRYPTNSEPYNTNSLWGDLKIPNCQNYNSKLIDQDWIGIGGQIIHDAAGDANLTTLSENLSFAYHFGLKNGVLSFGAGTGLNQKRIDKNSLYFENQWTGYGFNQDIPNYENSSLGEFIFPSYFDLKFGTILTIQPAKKEYRFNIGFAVNNIIFQKNSFYESGNNVLFPRKNIHASYFGKFKSIYFEPFLIHSNQNTSYQTIFGLKLHQIFHKNLSLTFLSRIGGFSEFDNVQRDFLFDISLKQKIDNKNEKKNITIEYSFCTDINTINNIYQTKPSKTIISPELCIKAYFNKCSTNHIDKAPGRIESGRNRNNIKERTPIKPNEVFRDICERLKRKEKYRLKGKRSFTIEGGFGYSLSSSNFATPNFAENTGIAYSLNMTYLSHFYEFLALGFEINPSKYENTVFVPLNLKAHLNISFRLFSIYSSTSVGYSLEFHSSFPGIMFNEMGGIFAREGIGLMKFIPNRNMAFSIEAGYQFQQYLIEYFETNNLSNGSSGKIIGEIPMPYLKVGISFYFRKRH; from the coding sequence ATGTTACTCTACTTAGATAAAACAATAAAATATATATTGTCTGTGATACTATGTTTCTTAATATTAGATTCAGTACAATCTCAGGATATACATTTTAGTAATATTACCAATTCTCCATTATTTTACAATGTGGCATTTTCAGGATATTCAAATTACAATAGATTAGGTATATTGCATAGAAATCAGTGGCGATACCCAACTAACAGCGAACCATATAATACTAATAGTTTGTGGGGCGATTTAAAAATTCCCAATTGTCAGAACTATAATTCAAAACTTATAGATCAGGACTGGATTGGCATTGGCGGGCAAATAATACACGATGCAGCTGGTGATGCAAACCTGACAACACTTTCAGAAAATTTGAGCTTCGCCTATCATTTTGGCTTAAAAAATGGAGTTTTAAGTTTTGGAGCAGGAACTGGTTTAAATCAAAAACGCATTGATAAAAACTCATTGTACTTTGAAAATCAATGGACTGGATATGGTTTTAATCAAGATATCCCAAATTATGAAAATAGCTCTCTTGGCGAATTCATTTTTCCGAGTTATTTCGATTTGAAATTTGGTACAATTCTCACCATACAACCCGCAAAAAAGGAATATAGATTTAATATAGGTTTTGCAGTAAATAATATCATTTTTCAAAAAAACTCATTTTATGAAAGTGGGAATAATGTATTATTTCCTCGTAAAAATATTCATGCAAGCTATTTTGGAAAATTCAAATCTATTTATTTTGAGCCATTTTTAATACATTCAAATCAGAATACTTCGTATCAAACTATTTTCGGTCTGAAATTGCATCAAATATTCCATAAAAATCTAAGTCTCACCTTTTTAAGTAGGATTGGTGGTTTTAGCGAATTTGATAATGTACAAAGAGATTTTTTGTTTGATATCAGCTTAAAGCAAAAAATTGATAATAAAAACGAAAAGAAAAATATAACTATTGAATACAGTTTTTGCACCGACATCAATACAATAAATAATATTTATCAAACAAAACCAAGCAAAACAATAATTTCACCGGAATTATGTATCAAAGCCTATTTCAACAAATGTAGCACAAACCATATAGATAAAGCCCCGGGAAGAATTGAAAGTGGCAGAAATAGAAATAACATTAAGGAACGTACACCAATAAAACCCAATGAAGTTTTCAGAGACATTTGCGAAAGATTGAAAAGAAAAGAAAAGTACAGATTAAAAGGAAAACGTTCATTTACAATTGAAGGAGGCTTTGGTTATTCGTTGAGTAGTAGCAATTTTGCTACACCAAATTTTGCAGAAAACACAGGAATTGCATATTCACTTAATATGACATATTTAAGTCATTTCTACGAATTTTTAGCTTTAGGATTCGAAATAAATCCAAGCAAATATGAAAACACAGTATTTGTTCCGCTTAACTTAAAAGCACATTTAAATATTTCTTTCAGGTTATTTTCAATCTATTCAAGCACATCGGTAGGTTATTCGCTTGAGTTTCATTCTTCTTTCCCGGGAATTATGTTTAACGAAATGGGCGGAATATTTGCACGAGAAGGAATTGGGCTAATGAAATTTATTCCAAATAGAAATATGGCTTTTAGTATTGAAGCAGGCTATCAGTTTCAACAATACTTAATCGAATATTTTGAAACAAACAACCTTTCTAATGGCTCAAGCGGAAAAATAATAGGAGAAATCCCTATGCCCTACTTAAAAGTTGGCATCTCTTTTTATTTTAGAAAAAGGCATTAA
- a CDS encoding T9SS type B sorting domain-containing protein codes for SPAGGFWTGFGIDSLSGNFLPDSTGTFEIIYTYTDLLSCTNQDTINLNVVEPAIAEAGADTAICLDSEPLQLFGNADSISYWTGQGIIDSLNGNWYFLPPDTGIFTLFFHYGVGNCYNYDSIFVTVYPLPEIIIDSSFNICIYENDTNLSENPIGGFWSGVGLTDSLEGIFDPAIVGVGEYTLEYYYFDTTTKCDNTDSLIISVKPKPTSLFSIDSIICINVLESAYNLSEGASEFEWWIDDSLASSNFEPDIIISDTGYFDIQLFATSQFGCEDTSLQEIYVIEPPFADFELSPAFGCDSFMVGFTNNSIGYNCTYFWDFGNDSLSNAEYIHPDIPYVLDGIVDSIFIVELEVKNQCGISTHFDSVHVYSVPNVNFSIIDNSGCKPYTLDLSNVIIDIPLGWEWNFGDNTASTNYVTEHVYLDSGNYQLELFAYGPVQCINNGFITYITNVIVYENPTVSAIPKISEICENDSTIILLTGAEKYIFESINFIDSTLNSQISLSPSDTSYYLITGIDANNCIDTTSIAVFVEPLPIVKLGNDTCLEEGENIVLGINADYYTYLWSTGDTSQYISASAAISEYCLEVIPKNCFSEETCILIDFCPLINIPNAFSPNGDGNNDVLNVLGHGIEKIDFKIYNRWGMLVFHSNDINLGWDGSYQGKNQETEVYVYILVVKLKNSSELVKKHGNVTLLR; via the coding sequence GAAGTCCGGCAGGTGGTTTCTGGACAGGCTTTGGCATCGATTCTTTATCAGGAAATTTTTTGCCGGATTCAACCGGAACTTTTGAAATTATTTACACTTATACAGATTTGCTATCCTGCACAAATCAAGACACTATCAATCTGAATGTAGTTGAGCCGGCAATTGCTGAGGCTGGTGCTGACACTGCAATATGTTTGGACAGCGAGCCTTTGCAATTGTTTGGAAATGCAGACTCAATTTCATATTGGACTGGTCAGGGAATAATAGATTCTTTAAATGGAAATTGGTATTTTCTCCCGCCGGATACCGGAATTTTTACTTTATTTTTCCATTATGGTGTAGGAAATTGTTACAATTACGATAGCATATTTGTAACAGTTTATCCCTTACCCGAAATAATCATAGACTCAAGTTTTAATATTTGTATTTACGAAAATGATACAAACTTGTCGGAAAATCCTATTGGCGGTTTTTGGAGTGGAGTTGGTTTGACAGATTCATTGGAAGGCATTTTTGATCCAGCAATTGTTGGCGTTGGAGAATATACTTTGGAGTACTACTACTTCGATACAACAACAAAATGTGATAATACAGATAGTTTAATAATTTCAGTGAAACCAAAACCAACAAGCTTATTTTCAATTGATTCAATTATTTGTATAAATGTACTTGAATCTGCCTATAACTTGTCTGAAGGTGCATCAGAATTTGAGTGGTGGATTGATGATTCACTCGCAAGTTCTAATTTTGAACCGGATATTATAATAAGTGATACCGGATATTTTGACATTCAACTTTTTGCAACATCGCAATTTGGCTGTGAAGATACATCTCTACAAGAAATTTACGTGATAGAGCCACCTTTTGCAGATTTTGAATTATCGCCGGCTTTTGGTTGCGATTCATTTATGGTTGGTTTTACAAATAATTCAATTGGTTATAATTGCACATATTTCTGGGATTTTGGTAACGATAGTTTGAGCAATGCAGAATACATTCATCCCGACATTCCTTATGTTTTAGATGGCATTGTTGACAGTATTTTTATTGTAGAATTAGAAGTAAAAAACCAATGCGGTATTTCAACTCATTTCGATAGTGTTCATGTATATTCTGTTCCAAACGTAAATTTTTCAATTATCGACAACAGTGGATGTAAACCCTACACATTAGATCTTTCAAATGTTATAATAGATATTCCTTTAGGTTGGGAATGGAATTTTGGGGATAATACCGCTTCAACCAATTATGTAACCGAACATGTTTATCTTGATTCAGGAAATTACCAATTAGAACTTTTTGCATATGGACCTGTACAATGCATAAATAATGGATTTATAACTTATATAACAAACGTAATAGTTTATGAAAATCCTACAGTTTCAGCAATTCCAAAAATATCAGAAATATGCGAAAATGATTCCACTATAATATTACTTACCGGAGCCGAAAAATATATCTTTGAGTCTATTAACTTCATTGACAGTACATTAAACTCTCAAATTTCGCTATCGCCCAGCGATACAAGCTACTATCTTATTACAGGAATTGATGCCAACAATTGCATAGATACGACCAGTATAGCTGTATTTGTAGAGCCACTTCCAATAGTTAAATTAGGAAATGATACATGCTTAGAAGAAGGTGAAAATATCGTTTTAGGTATAAATGCCGATTATTATACGTATTTATGGTCAACCGGCGACACAAGCCAATATATTTCTGCGTCTGCCGCTATTTCAGAATATTGTTTAGAAGTAATTCCAAAAAATTGCTTTTCAGAAGAAACTTGTATTTTGATTGATTTTTGTCCACTCATAAATATACCCAATGCATTTTCTCCAAACGGAGATGGGAATAACGATGTTTTGAATGTTTTGGGGCATGGCATAGAAAAAATCGATTTCAAAATATACAATAGATGGGGAATGTTAGTTTTTCACTCAAACGACATAAATCTGGGCTGGGATGGCAGCTATCAAGGTAAAAATCAAGAAACGGAAGTTTATGTCTATATTCTTGTAGTGAAACTTAAAAACTCAAGCGAATTAGTAAAAAAACATGGGAATGTTACTCTACTTAGATAA